In Pedobacter sp. W3I1, one DNA window encodes the following:
- a CDS encoding acetyltransferase, with amino-acid sequence MKVIIYGTGKMAEFICYSFMNDSDYNVDAFCVDDAYVPPAGHTLLGLPILSFAQVLKDCPPETHKMHIAIGRNSARESVYQKVSESGYSFANYISSKANVWPDLVFGHNTFIDQCCDIQPFVTINNNCMLIGARIGHHSTIGDNVLLSGNILAGNVTIGNNSFLGINSAVKEDITIGSHNIIGGGVFINKNTEDYAIVSNATVPQRVGDSKRFVMFNKAQEVKQP; translated from the coding sequence TTATGAATGACAGCGATTATAATGTTGATGCATTTTGTGTTGATGATGCCTATGTGCCTCCTGCAGGCCATACGTTATTGGGATTACCCATATTAAGCTTCGCACAGGTGCTTAAAGATTGCCCTCCAGAAACCCATAAAATGCATATTGCCATTGGTAGAAACAGCGCCAGAGAAAGTGTATACCAAAAGGTAAGTGAATCTGGCTATAGTTTTGCAAATTATATTTCTTCGAAAGCTAATGTGTGGCCCGATTTAGTATTTGGCCATAACACTTTTATCGATCAATGTTGCGATATACAACCTTTTGTTACTATAAACAATAACTGTATGCTTATAGGTGCCCGAATCGGCCATCACTCTACCATAGGAGACAATGTTTTATTATCGGGTAATATATTAGCGGGTAATGTAACTATTGGCAATAACTCTTTCTTAGGTATAAACTCCGCTGTTAAAGAAGATATTACCATTGGCAGCCATAACATTATTGGCGGAGGTGTTTTTATAAACAAGAATACTGAAGATTATGCTATTGTTTCTAACGCTACAGTACCACAACGCGTAGGAGATTCTAAACGTTTTGTAATGTTTAACAAAGCTCAGGAGGTTAAACAGCCTTAA
- a CDS encoding response regulator transcription factor → MERKRIHILEDDQEIRNVIEILLKDEGFELQLSSSFAELKKNIQDAMPDLFLLDVMLPDGNGAEICEDLKTDIFTKHIPIIVMSAQNNSEQKAIDAFADDYISKPFDIYDVLERINAQLKRSAENRTKV, encoded by the coding sequence ATGGAAAGAAAACGAATACACATTTTAGAGGATGATCAGGAGATCAGAAACGTTATTGAAATTCTATTAAAGGATGAGGGCTTTGAATTACAACTTTCATCATCATTTGCTGAATTAAAGAAAAATATTCAGGATGCAATGCCTGATCTTTTCTTGCTTGATGTAATGTTGCCGGATGGAAACGGGGCAGAAATTTGTGAAGATTTAAAAACCGATATTTTTACTAAACACATCCCAATTATTGTAATGTCTGCTCAGAATAATAGCGAACAGAAAGCTATTGATGCATTTGCAGATGATTATATCAGTAAGCCTTTTGATATTTATGATGTTTTGGAGCGTATTAATGCACAGTTAAAACGCAGCGCAGAAAATAGAACAAAAGTTTAA
- a CDS encoding DeoR/GlpR family DNA-binding transcription regulator — MMNLAERHQFILSRLQRDQYINVVDLCKELKVSSVTIRKDLKLLEDKSLLFRTHGGATVNNPYTVDRPVNEKEKIQSTEKNKIGIAAAALLNDNDSIVIASGTTVLYFAKNIAPATNLTVVTSALNVALELMREPSIEVIQLGGLLRKSSSSVMGAYAEQVLQDFYFNKLFLGVDGIDLDFGLTTTNAMEAHLNRKMIGASQKTIVLADSTKFGKRGFGKICGLEEIDHIITDKGISEQIVKHLESLGVTVTIV, encoded by the coding sequence GTCGCCTGCAACGTGATCAATACATAAATGTAGTGGATTTATGTAAGGAATTGAAAGTATCGTCTGTAACAATAAGAAAGGACTTAAAACTACTGGAAGATAAAAGCCTTCTGTTTAGAACACATGGAGGTGCAACTGTAAACAATCCCTATACGGTAGATCGCCCGGTTAATGAGAAAGAGAAAATACAATCTACCGAAAAGAATAAAATAGGCATTGCTGCTGCTGCATTGTTAAATGATAATGATTCTATTGTGATTGCATCGGGTACGACAGTGCTTTATTTTGCGAAGAACATTGCGCCTGCAACAAATTTAACGGTTGTTACTTCTGCATTAAATGTAGCGCTTGAATTAATGCGCGAGCCTAGTATTGAAGTGATACAATTAGGTGGCCTGCTTAGAAAAAGTTCTTCATCGGTAATGGGCGCTTATGCAGAACAGGTTTTGCAGGATTTTTATTTTAACAAATTGTTTTTAGGGGTTGATGGGATCGATCTTGATTTTGGTTTAACCACTACAAACGCCATGGAAGCACATTTAAACCGTAAAATGATCGGTGCATCGCAAAAAACAATTGTACTGGCCGATTCTACTAAATTTGGAAAAAGAGGCTTCGGAAAAATATGTGGATTAGAAGAAATTGATCATATTATTACCGATAAAGGAATTTCTGAACAAATTGTTAAACATTTAGAGAGTTTAGGTGTTACTGTTACTATTGTATAG